The window GAAGGTAACGACACCAGACTTGGCAGCGTGGATGGTGTAGTTGCGGCTCATGTATGCGCCCTCACCAGCGACCTTGGTAGCGCCTGTTTGGCGGACGAGTACTTCGCCAGCATTAACTTTTTGGCCGCCGAAGCGCTTGACGCCGAGGCGTTGGCCGGGGTTGTTGTGGATGTTTTTACTTGAGCCACCAGCTTTGACTTTTGACATTGAAACTCCTTAAATTTTCTAAACCTAATCCGTACCAGTATAAGTGACGGCTGATAAAAAGTCAAGGGCTTTACATGATTAGGCGGGTGTTATATAACTAGGTGCTATGAACGAGCAGAATATGACGGAAATAGAGGCTCGGTTGGGCGAGCCGGTAAATAGAAGAACGCTACTGCTGGGTCTCTTGGGTGCTGGTGCGGTAGGGGCATTAGGGGGTGCCTTGTACGAATCTCAAGAGAAGCCTCGCGATGGAGAGGCGCTCCAAGCATTGCACGCGATAGAGGTGGCGACGGCGGAAATTGCTGAGCGCGGCGTCAATGGCCAGACAACCTCAGAAGAGACGATCGCAGCGATGCTGCAGCGTGAGAGTGGTGCAATGGTAAAGATTGAGGTGGCGCTTTCCGAGCCGCTGGCGCACTATGCTGCGGACGAGGGGCCGTATGCGTCAGCCGGGGCAAATATGGTGGACGGACTGCTGGGTCAGATCGGGCGGGAGGTGTTTGCTGGTACCGATCAACAGATGACGACGGAAATGACCGAGCAGGCGCGGCCGACATTGGCATTTTTGCTTGTGGCGTTGAATCAGCGGCGGATCGGTCTGGGCGCTAGGGATCTACTGGCGATGTGTCAGCAGTATCATCAGGAGGCGATCACTCCTTCTGCGGCCAAGCAAATGGCAGAGGCGCGTCAAGTGCAGCTTGATCTTTTGGAAAAGGAATTGGTGGGTCGTTTGGGACAGCTCGCAGACTATGATCCGGCGTTACGGCTTAATCGTCCGGTGCTTAGGTAGTCTGTAGGATCAGTAGCTCGCGGGCGACGACCTGGTCGGGGCGGCGATAGATGAGCGGTGTACGACGGTTGAGATGGTGATAATCGAGCTTTTGGAGGTGCTTTATTAGCGGCAGATGAGTGGCGTGACCGGACGCGTCGTACCACGCTGGCACGGCGATACACAGCGGTGTGTTTGGCGCTAGTTGAGGGCGGATATTAGTGAGGAAGCCGGTGATAATGTGATTACAGTTGCCGGCAACTTCTGCTAGTTTTTGAGGCGCGGGCGGTGCGGAAAAGGGCTGGCCAAGGTAGGTCTCGCAGACGACGGCAGTGAGGTGCGTGCTGTTTGACCAGTGGTGCGTGGTGGCATCGGCTTGATGAATGTCAATAACGCGGCCAATAGGGTGGCTGGGCGCGGTGAACGTCGATTGCAACCACGACAGGTTCTCGGTGGTGTAATCAACCATTTTCTGGCTGAGGTCGGTGCCGACGACGTCGTAACCCGCGAGCAGCGCTTCTTGCAGAACGGTGCCGGTGCCGCAGAACGGGTCAAGGATTAGGGGATGCCGTCTGTCAACCTCTGTTGCGAGGTCGGATTCCAGTCTCTCCGACAAGTCGATAGTTCTGCGGACGGCGTTGCCGGATGCATTCGACTTGGAGGAGATGGCTGGAATCCGACCCGTGCACGATTTTTGACCGGTCAGCGGTCCGGCACCCAGTGCCAAATTCAGCATAATCTGCGCTAATTTGGGCGGCAGCATGCCAACGAAGGCGTCGCGCTTGGGACGATGGCGGTCGCGGCGGGTGTAGGCGGTGATATTCTGGACGCCGCGGCTCTCGGCGATGACGAGGCGGCGGTCGGTCGTTTTGATGAGCAGCAGCTCGACTTTATAGGGTGACCCACCAAGCTTGTTATTGTGTGCGGTAGCAGTGGAGAGAGCGGGCTGGTCATTCGGGATGAGACGGAGGCTGGTACCCAATTTTTTGAGGGATGATTTGAGGATCAGACCGGTTTTTTGGACATCGCGGGCGGCGATAGCCAGGCCATAGGCGCTGAGGCCGAGGGTGATTTTATGCGGCGAGTGTGCCCACTTGGCTTGATAATGCCGGGTGATGAAGCGCGAAGCGGCGAGGAGCGAGGCTTTATCAGTGCGGCTGGCCGGCAGGTCGGTGATCACTTTGGCGCATTTGATGGTGCCGCCCAATGTGGTAATGTCGAATTGAGACGTTTGAACCTCGGCGAATTGCTGGCTGATACGATTGACATTATCCATACCAAACACCGCTGCAAGTTCGGCGAGTGAGATCTCTGGCTGGCGGCCAAGCAGGGCGATGTGCATGGTTTGATTATAGCAAAAACTGCGTGATATAATGGGAGATATGGTATCGAAAAGGATACGGAAGTTTCTGGAGGCATGTAAATCACCGCGGACGATCATGAGCCTTGTGACGCTGGCGGTGCTGGTGCTGATCATTTTTCTGTCGCGCGCCGAGCTAGCGCGGGCATGGGAATTACTTGGCCGGGCGAATATCTGGCTATTGATGCTACTGGTGCCGTTTCAGATTATCGTGTATTTCGCGGGCGGCGAGATGATTTTTGCCTATCTTCGCGACAAAAAACTGATCGGGCATATCTCGCGGTTTGAGCAGACGCGGATTGCACTGGAACTGAATCTGGTCAATCACATTTTTCCGTCAGGTGGCGTCAGCGGCATCTCCTACACGACGTGGCGGATGCACAAGCTCGGCGTCAGCTCGGCGCGCTCGACCTTTGCCCAGGTGATCCGTTACGTGACGGGCTTTTTGTCGCTGATGGTGCTGCTGATATTGGCGGTGCTGATCTTGTCAATTGATGGGCAGGTCAACCGCTACATCGTAACGTCAAGTTTCTTTTTAGTGCTGGTGGTGCTGGCGCTAACATTTGGGCTGATTTTTATGTTCTCGTCACGCAAGCGGATGCACAATACGGCGGTGCGGGTGTCGCGAGTCGTGAATGCAGTGGTGCGTTGGGCGACGCTGGGCAAGATCAAGCGGCTGCTGGTTTCGACGAAAATTGAGGCATTTTTTGCTGAGATGCATGATGATTTCGTGGAACTGTCAGAACATCGGCGCCTACTCATCAAGCCGCTGGTCTGGGGCGCGATTTATGCCATTTTTGATGTGTTGATGTTCATCGTGGCCTTTTGGGCGCTGGGCGTGTCGGTCAATCCGGCGGTGCTGATCATCGGCTACGGCGTGGCGGGGCTAGCGAGCCTGGTGGCCTTTACGCCGGGTGGTGCGGGCGTGTACGAAGCAATTATGATCGTTTTCTTGAGTATGACCGGTGTGGCGCCGGACGTTGCCATCGCTGGGATTGTGCTGACGCGGGTGATCTTGCTCGCGGGAACGATTATCTTTGGGTATATGTTCTATCAGCACGCGCTGATCAAATATGGGCAGCCAGATGATGACGATGGCGCCGCGGTTTAGCGTTAGCGATTTTGTAGCGGTCGTCAATCAGGTGCTGGAGACGGCTGTCCCAGTCGTCGAGGTTGAAGGCGAGATCGCCGAGTTCACCATGCGTCAGCAGAAGTTTGTCTTTTTTACGCTCAAGGACAGTGAGAGTGCGGTCAATTGTTTCATGATGGCCTGGCAGCTCAGGACGCCGATCGAGGAAGGGATGCGCGTGGTGGTGCGAGCTTCGGCCAAGCTCACTGCCAAGGGTAAGTTTAGCCTAACGGTACAAGAGATCAAGCCGCTGGGCGCGGGTCACCTCAAACGCAGCGCTGAGTTACTCAAGGCGAAATTAGCAGCCGAAGGGCTGTTTGATGCGGAACGCAAGCGCCCCTTACCGCCATATCCTGCTCGCGTAGCCGTTATTTCTAGTACGCAGGCGGCAGGCTACGCCGATTTTATGAAAATTGCTGGTGAGCGCTGGGGTGGAGTGA is drawn from Candidatus Saccharibacteria bacterium oral taxon 488 and contains these coding sequences:
- a CDS encoding 50S ribosomal protein L27, whose product is MSKVKAGGSSKNIHNNPGQRLGVKRFGGQKVNAGEVLVRQTGATKVAGEGAYMSRNYTIHAAKSGVVTFKQVKKTKFTGKTERRTQVCVG
- a CDS encoding flippase-like domain-containing protein, with product MGDMVSKRIRKFLEACKSPRTIMSLVTLAVLVLIIFLSRAELARAWELLGRANIWLLMLLVPFQIIVYFAGGEMIFAYLRDKKLIGHISRFEQTRIALELNLVNHIFPSGGVSGISYTTWRMHKLGVSSARSTFAQVIRYVTGFLSLMVLLILAVLILSIDGQVNRYIVTSSFFLVLVVLALTFGLIFMFSSRKRMHNTAVRVSRVVNAVVRWATLGKIKRLLVSTKIEAFFAEMHDDFVELSEHRRLLIKPLVWGAIYAIFDVLMFIVAFWALGVSVNPAVLIIGYGVAGLASLVAFTPGGAGVYEAIMIVFLSMTGVAPDVAIAGIVLTRVILLAGTIIFGYMFYQHALIKYGQPDDDDGAAV